A region of Plantactinospora sp. BC1 DNA encodes the following proteins:
- a CDS encoding carbohydrate ABC transporter permease yields MTTTTPPALAGTQSVATPPVTRAGRVRRRLNNPYATAASILIAVLWTVPTFGLFVSSFRPEDEIKTTGWWTAFTNPQFTLDNYQEVLFGRSASSGQLAGYFVNSLVITIPSVLFPLAFAALAAYALAWINFRGRDWIYIGIFALQIVPLQMALVPLLSFFSEGVSLGGVELMPAWNLDDEEKFVQVWFAHTCFALPVAVFLLHNFISQLPKDLMEAARVDGATHPKIFRSIVLPLIVPALAAFGIFQFLWVWNDLLVALIFAGGGSETAPLTVRLAELAGTRANEWQRLTSGAFISIVVPLIVFLSLQRFFVRGLLAGGVKG; encoded by the coding sequence ATGACCACCACCACGCCTCCCGCGCTGGCCGGCACACAGTCCGTGGCCACCCCGCCGGTCACCCGGGCCGGCCGGGTGCGCCGCCGGCTCAACAACCCGTACGCCACCGCCGCGTCGATCCTGATCGCGGTGCTCTGGACGGTCCCCACCTTCGGCCTCTTCGTCTCCTCGTTCCGCCCCGAGGACGAGATCAAGACCACCGGCTGGTGGACGGCGTTCACCAACCCGCAGTTCACCCTGGACAACTACCAGGAGGTGCTCTTCGGCCGCTCGGCCTCCTCCGGGCAGCTCGCCGGCTACTTCGTCAACTCCCTGGTGATCACGATCCCGTCGGTGCTCTTCCCGCTGGCCTTCGCCGCGCTGGCCGCGTACGCCCTGGCGTGGATCAACTTCAGGGGACGGGACTGGATCTACATCGGCATCTTCGCGTTGCAGATCGTGCCGTTGCAGATGGCGCTGGTACCGCTGCTCAGCTTCTTCTCCGAGGGGGTCAGCCTGGGCGGGGTCGAGCTGATGCCGGCGTGGAACCTCGACGACGAGGAGAAGTTCGTCCAGGTCTGGTTCGCACACACCTGCTTCGCGCTGCCGGTCGCCGTCTTCCTGCTGCACAACTTCATCTCGCAGCTACCGAAGGACCTGATGGAGGCGGCCCGGGTGGACGGCGCCACCCATCCGAAGATCTTCCGCTCGATCGTGCTGCCGCTGATCGTGCCGGCGCTGGCCGCGTTCGGCATCTTCCAGTTCCTCTGGGTCTGGAACGACCTGCTGGTGGCGCTGATCTTCGCCGGGGGCGGCAGCGAGACCGCACCGCTGACCGTACGCCTGGCGGAGCTGGCCGGTACCCGGGCCAACGAGTGGCAGCGCCTCACCTCCGGCGCGTTCATCTCGATCGTCGTACCGCTGATCGTGTTCCTGTCCCTCCAGCGCTTCTTCGTGCGTGGCCTGCTCGCCGGCGGCGTCAAGGGCTGA
- a CDS encoding carbohydrate ABC transporter permease, which yields MDFADETPKLLMLLYGLAAFAVVVGGLLVLLDVVPNWFARRREAALVAASAGGPAAAAGPRPRRRSVANRPEGALALFFLLPTLALLAIGLVVPAVRTTVLSFMDGGSENWVGLVNYRWMFAQDEIFGILTNTLIWVVLVPLVATTIGLVYAVLVDRARFESVAKALIFMPMAISFVGASIIWKFVYAYRSGEYDQIGLLNQVWVMVGGEPRQWLNDPPLNTLLLIVIMIWIQAGFAMVVLSAAIKAIPGDVVEAARLDGVNPWQMFWQITLPSIRPALIVVVVTVSIATLKVFDIVRTTTNGNFDTGVIANEMYNQAFRFGQTGQGSALAVFLFVLVIPIVIYQVRNLRKQREV from the coding sequence ATGGACTTCGCCGACGAGACACCGAAGCTGCTCATGCTGCTCTACGGCCTGGCCGCCTTCGCGGTCGTGGTCGGCGGACTGCTCGTGCTGCTCGACGTCGTACCCAACTGGTTCGCCCGGCGCCGCGAGGCGGCGCTGGTCGCGGCCTCGGCCGGCGGGCCGGCGGCCGCCGCCGGTCCCCGACCGCGCCGCCGCTCCGTGGCGAACCGCCCGGAGGGCGCGCTCGCGCTCTTCTTCCTGCTGCCCACCCTGGCGCTGCTCGCGATCGGCCTGGTCGTGCCCGCCGTCCGGACCACCGTGCTCTCCTTCATGGACGGCGGCAGCGAGAACTGGGTCGGGCTGGTCAACTACCGGTGGATGTTCGCCCAGGACGAGATCTTCGGCATCCTCACCAACACCCTGATCTGGGTGGTCCTGGTCCCGCTGGTGGCCACCACGATCGGACTGGTCTACGCCGTACTGGTCGACCGGGCCCGGTTCGAGTCCGTGGCCAAGGCGCTGATCTTCATGCCGATGGCCATCTCGTTCGTCGGCGCCAGCATCATCTGGAAGTTCGTCTACGCCTACCGCTCCGGCGAGTACGACCAGATCGGCCTGCTCAACCAGGTCTGGGTGATGGTCGGCGGCGAGCCCCGGCAGTGGCTCAACGACCCGCCGCTGAACACCCTGCTGCTGATCGTGATCATGATCTGGATCCAGGCCGGCTTCGCGATGGTGGTCCTCTCGGCCGCGATCAAGGCGATCCCGGGCGACGTCGTCGAGGCGGCCCGGCTGGACGGGGTGAACCCCTGGCAGATGTTCTGGCAGATCACCCTGCCGAGCATCCGGCCGGCCCTGATCGTCGTGGTGGTCACGGTCTCGATCGCCACGCTCAAGGTCTTCGACATCGTCCGGACCACCACCAACGGCAACTTCGACACCGGCGTGATCGCCAACGAGATGTACAACCAGGCGTTCCGGTTCGGCCAGACCGGCCAGGGGTCGGCGCTGGCCGTCTTCCTCTTCGTCCTGGTGATCCCGATCGTGATCTACCAGGTCCGCAACCTGCGCAAGCAGCGGGAGGTATGA
- a CDS encoding ABC transporter substrate-binding protein, whose translation MAVQSRPRQAFAIAGVLALALGATACSGDSESGLDPDSAECAPYSAYQGHDGESVSIYASIRDAEADLLRQSWKQFEDCTGIEIDYDGSGEFEAQLQVQVDGGNPPDLAFIPQPGLLARFAQANKLKPMTAEQKSLAEANYPADWLKYATAGGQLYGTPLGANVKSFVWYSPKAFADNGYQVPTTWQQLMELSDKIAAKNQKPWCVGLESGEATGWPATDWIEDLMLRTQTPEVYDQWTSHAIPFNDPRVLQAVDQAGQVLKNPKYVNGGYGDVKSLTTTPFQEGGLPILQGQCSMHRQANFYANYLPEGTKIGPDGDIYAFYFPAVDPARGKPVLGGGEFTVAFTDGPAVQAVRQYLMTGEYANSRAALGNWITPNNKLDVSKVEQAVDKLSMEVLLDKSAVFRFDGSDLMPAAVGSGTLWKGMIDWVNGKDTKSTLDFVEGSWPK comes from the coding sequence ATGGCGGTCCAGTCCAGACCACGCCAGGCCTTCGCGATCGCCGGTGTGTTGGCTTTGGCACTCGGCGCCACCGCCTGTTCCGGCGACAGTGAGAGCGGGCTCGACCCCGACTCCGCGGAGTGCGCACCGTACTCCGCCTACCAGGGTCACGACGGCGAGAGCGTTTCCATCTACGCGTCGATCCGGGACGCCGAGGCCGACCTGCTCCGGCAGTCGTGGAAGCAGTTCGAGGACTGCACCGGCATCGAGATCGACTACGACGGCAGCGGCGAGTTCGAGGCCCAGCTCCAGGTCCAGGTCGACGGCGGCAACCCGCCCGACCTGGCCTTCATCCCGCAGCCCGGTCTGCTCGCCCGGTTCGCCCAGGCCAACAAGCTCAAGCCGATGACGGCGGAGCAGAAGAGCCTGGCCGAGGCGAACTACCCGGCCGACTGGCTCAAGTACGCCACCGCCGGTGGGCAGCTCTACGGCACGCCGCTCGGCGCGAACGTGAAGTCCTTCGTCTGGTACTCGCCGAAGGCGTTCGCCGACAACGGCTACCAGGTGCCGACCACCTGGCAGCAGCTGATGGAGCTGAGCGACAAGATCGCGGCGAAGAACCAGAAGCCCTGGTGCGTCGGGCTGGAGTCGGGCGAGGCCACCGGGTGGCCGGCGACCGACTGGATCGAGGACCTGATGCTGCGTACGCAGACCCCGGAGGTCTACGACCAGTGGACGAGCCACGCCATCCCGTTCAACGACCCCCGGGTGCTCCAGGCGGTCGACCAGGCCGGCCAGGTCCTGAAGAACCCGAAGTACGTCAACGGCGGCTACGGTGACGTCAAGAGCCTGACCACCACCCCGTTCCAGGAGGGCGGCCTGCCGATCCTCCAGGGCCAGTGCTCGATGCACCGGCAGGCGAACTTCTACGCCAACTACCTGCCCGAGGGCACCAAGATCGGCCCGGACGGCGACATCTACGCCTTCTACTTCCCGGCGGTCGACCCGGCCAGGGGCAAGCCGGTGCTCGGCGGCGGCGAGTTCACCGTGGCCTTCACCGACGGGCCGGCGGTGCAGGCCGTCCGGCAATACCTTATGACCGGCGAGTACGCCAACTCGCGGGCGGCGCTGGGCAACTGGATCACGCCGAACAACAAGCTCGACGTCAGCAAGGTCGAGCAGGCGGTCGACAAGCTCTCCATGGAGGTGCTGCTCGACAAGAGCGCCGTCTTCCGGTTCGACGGCTCGGACCTGATGCCCGCCGCAGTCGGCTCCGGCACCCTCTGGAAGGGCATGATCGACTGGGTCAACGGCAAGGACACCAAGAGCACCCTCGACTTCGTCGAAGGCTCCTGGCCGAAGTGA
- a CDS encoding HD domain-containing protein, producing MASPTYLRSMPLHAVTEVYGEAGLRDRFALEAERFAPAERSRLAAALDLAGTLHRDDRRVREPYLNHLLRVAIRIICYYSVTDVDVIAAALLHDAVEDHPAELAGLPAGTTGPAATEAALAEVARRFNPRVARLIAAVTNPEYDPERDRDEQYRAHLAESLDREPWARVIKVSDFTDNGVGVIHTTGDRVHRSARKYRPLVPLFRDLVTRPDTPLGAEARAHILGQLDLAEQRFAAILDEPEAAPALPVAE from the coding sequence ATGGCCTCGCCGACGTACCTGAGGAGCATGCCGCTGCACGCCGTGACCGAGGTCTACGGCGAGGCCGGCCTGCGGGACCGGTTCGCGCTGGAGGCGGAGCGCTTCGCCCCGGCCGAGCGGAGCCGGCTGGCGGCGGCGCTGGACCTCGCCGGCACGCTGCACCGCGACGACCGCCGGGTCCGCGAGCCCTATCTCAACCACCTGCTCCGGGTGGCCATCCGGATCATCTGCTACTACTCGGTGACCGACGTCGACGTGATCGCGGCGGCGCTGCTGCACGACGCGGTGGAGGACCATCCGGCCGAACTCGCCGGCCTGCCGGCCGGGACGACCGGCCCGGCGGCCACCGAGGCGGCGCTGGCCGAGGTGGCCCGGCGGTTCAACCCCCGAGTCGCCCGGCTGATCGCGGCGGTCACCAATCCGGAGTACGACCCGGAGCGGGACCGGGACGAGCAGTACCGCGCGCACCTGGCGGAGAGCCTGGACCGGGAACCCTGGGCCCGGGTGATCAAGGTTTCCGACTTCACCGACAACGGGGTGGGAGTCATCCACACCACCGGGGACCGGGTGCACCGCTCGGCCCGGAAGTACCGCCCGCTGGTGCCGCTCTTCCGCGACCTGGTCACCCGGCCGGACACCCCGCTCGGCGCCGAGGCGCGGGCGCACATCCTCGGTCAGCTCGACCTCGCCGAGCAGCGCTTCGCCGCGATCCTCGACGAGCCCGAGGCCGCCCCGGCGCTGCCGGTCGCCGAGTAG
- a CDS encoding M23 family metallopeptidase — protein MRFRLFASVGAGLLVAAAVLVPASPAAAAPTFKVPFPCGQSWSGQTRTNHSPTNAVDFNRTDDQGDPVVASAPGTVDVVTDLGNTSYGKYVRINHGGGYTTYYAHLNSFNTAVGRTVGYGTVIGYVGTTGGSTGPHLHYEQRLNGSAIQVRFNGTLALYWGTRTYTSDNACSGGGTGSGTVNTAGSPLTVRSGPGTGYSSVGTVADGATVTIGCQTTGTTVTGTYGTSNIWDRIGTGRFISDAYVLTGYDGFIPGVPRC, from the coding sequence GTGCGCTTCCGCCTGTTCGCTTCCGTCGGTGCCGGCCTACTGGTGGCCGCCGCGGTACTGGTCCCGGCCTCGCCGGCCGCCGCCGCACCCACCTTCAAGGTGCCCTTCCCCTGCGGCCAGTCCTGGTCCGGGCAGACCCGGACCAACCACAGCCCGACCAACGCCGTCGACTTCAACCGCACCGACGACCAGGGCGACCCGGTGGTGGCCAGCGCCCCCGGCACCGTCGACGTCGTCACCGACCTCGGCAACACCAGCTACGGCAAGTACGTCCGGATCAACCACGGCGGCGGGTACACCACCTACTACGCCCACCTGAACAGCTTCAACACCGCCGTCGGGCGGACCGTCGGCTACGGCACCGTGATCGGGTACGTCGGCACCACCGGCGGATCCACCGGTCCGCACCTGCACTACGAGCAGCGCCTGAACGGCTCCGCCATCCAGGTGCGGTTCAACGGCACCCTGGCGCTCTACTGGGGCACCCGCACCTACACCAGCGACAACGCCTGCTCCGGCGGCGGCACCGGATCCGGCACGGTGAACACCGCGGGCAGCCCGCTGACCGTCCGGTCCGGCCCCGGCACGGGCTACTCCTCGGTCGGCACGGTCGCCGACGGGGCCACGGTGACCATCGGCTGCCAGACCACCGGCACGACGGTGACCGGCACCTACGGCACCAGCAACATCTGGGATCGGATCGGCACCGGTCGGTTCATCTCCGACGCGTACGTGCTGACCGGTTACGACGGCTTCATCCCCGGCGTGCCCCGCTGTTGA
- a CDS encoding GPGG-motif small membrane protein, with translation MEFLLWILAVVLVVAGVLALFRRQILWGVVLIIVGLLVGPFGVSIFSS, from the coding sequence ATGGAATTCTTGCTCTGGATCCTCGCGGTTGTACTGGTGGTCGCCGGTGTGCTGGCACTGTTCCGGCGGCAGATCCTCTGGGGTGTGGTGCTCATCATCGTCGGGCTGCTCGTCGGACCCTTCGGCGTCAGCATCTTCAGCAGTTGA
- a CDS encoding metallophosphoesterase, translating to MVIRIAAVGDVHMDQDVVGRFRPALERLPESADVLLLAGDLTRHGTESEARCVATEFGNLGVPVVAVLGNHDHHCNEVPGVIRVLEDAGILVLEGTNVVLECSGVRLGIAGAKGFGGGFAGRCASEFGEPEMKAFVRTTSDIAEQLGEALREMDCDVRVALTHYAPVPDTLAGEPLEIYPFLGSYLLGQAIDSAPTELALHGHAHAGSERGTTPGGVRVRNVAHPVIKQAYSVFHLHPPFAGGTAGKVSAISAGGIS from the coding sequence ATGGTGATCCGGATCGCGGCCGTCGGCGACGTGCACATGGACCAGGACGTGGTCGGACGGTTCCGGCCCGCCCTGGAACGGTTGCCGGAGAGCGCCGACGTCCTGCTGCTGGCCGGGGACCTGACCCGGCACGGCACCGAGTCCGAGGCACGCTGCGTGGCGACCGAGTTCGGCAACCTCGGCGTACCGGTGGTCGCGGTGCTCGGCAACCACGACCACCACTGCAACGAGGTGCCGGGGGTGATCCGGGTACTCGAGGACGCCGGCATCCTGGTGCTGGAGGGCACCAACGTGGTGCTGGAGTGTTCCGGGGTACGGCTCGGCATCGCGGGCGCGAAGGGCTTCGGCGGTGGCTTCGCCGGCCGGTGCGCCAGCGAGTTCGGCGAACCGGAGATGAAGGCGTTCGTCCGGACCACCAGCGACATCGCCGAGCAGCTCGGCGAGGCGCTGCGCGAGATGGACTGCGACGTACGGGTCGCGCTGACCCACTACGCCCCGGTGCCCGACACCCTGGCCGGGGAGCCGCTGGAGATCTATCCGTTCCTCGGCTCGTACCTGCTCGGTCAGGCCATCGACTCCGCGCCGACCGAGCTGGCGCTGCACGGGCACGCGCACGCCGGCAGCGAGCGGGGCACCACTCCGGGCGGGGTACGGGTCCGCAACGTCGCGCACCCGGTGATCAAGCAGGCGTACAGCGTGTTCCACCTGCACCCGCCCTTCGCGGGGGGGACCGCGGGCAAGGTTTCCGCGATCAGCGCGGGGGGTATTTCCTGA
- a CDS encoding SDR family NAD(P)-dependent oxidoreductase, whose amino-acid sequence MADRTVLVSGGAGGLGGAVTAAFVASGWRVVVPVRPVGGAAPVGVPGEPGGGVLRVAADLTDPEQVARAVEVAGGDAGAPLRAVVNLAGGYAAGGLVHETPVADFEQMIARNLRPTYLVTRSALPYLLEAGGGSVVCVSSRAALSPFPGAAGYVTGKAAVLAFASAVAVEYRQAGVRCNTVLPSVIDTPANRAAQPSADHSRWVAPAEIAGVIRFLASDESAPTSGATIPVYGRA is encoded by the coding sequence ATGGCGGATCGCACTGTACTGGTCAGCGGCGGAGCGGGTGGGCTCGGCGGGGCGGTCACCGCCGCCTTCGTCGCGTCCGGCTGGCGGGTGGTGGTACCCGTACGGCCGGTCGGCGGGGCGGCGCCGGTGGGCGTACCCGGCGAGCCGGGCGGCGGGGTGCTCCGGGTGGCGGCCGACCTCACCGACCCGGAACAGGTCGCCCGGGCGGTCGAGGTGGCCGGCGGCGACGCCGGGGCACCGTTGCGGGCGGTGGTGAACCTGGCCGGCGGGTACGCGGCCGGCGGCCTGGTGCACGAGACCCCGGTCGCCGACTTCGAGCAGATGATCGCCCGCAACCTGCGCCCGACCTACCTGGTCACCCGGAGCGCGCTGCCGTACCTGCTGGAGGCCGGCGGCGGCTCGGTGGTCTGCGTCTCCTCCCGGGCCGCACTCTCCCCGTTCCCCGGTGCCGCCGGCTACGTCACCGGGAAGGCGGCGGTCCTCGCCTTCGCCTCGGCGGTCGCCGTCGAGTACCGGCAGGCGGGGGTGCGCTGCAACACGGTGCTGCCGAGCGTCATCGACACGCCGGCCAACCGGGCGGCGCAGCCCAGCGCGGACCACTCCCGCTGGGTGGCCCCGGCGGAGATCGCCGGGGTGATCCGCTTCCTGGCCAGTGACGAGTCGGCGCCGACGAGCGGCGCGACGATACCGGTGTACGGCCGGGCCTGA
- a CDS encoding MurR/RpiR family transcriptional regulator yields the protein MVKTAKVSASHETGGLIVHISGLLPSLSPAEQRVARLVVADPADAARRTITDLATAAETSEATVIRFCRSVGMDGYPQLRIRLAAEAARRVEPPDARVVGGDIPPGADLAQIIATIAFSDARAVEETAEQLDAAVCEQVVEAISGAGRIDIYGAGASGFVASDFQQKLHRIGRTAFYFPDVHTALTSAALLGKGDVAMGISHTGTTLDAVEVLEQARARGATTVALTNFPRSPITDVADHVLTTAARETTYRSGAMASRLAQLTVVDCLFVGVAARNRARAKKALEVTAEAVQPHRVKGRRA from the coding sequence GTGGTGAAGACTGCGAAGGTTTCTGCGAGTCACGAGACAGGTGGGCTGATCGTCCATATCAGCGGCCTGCTCCCGTCGCTGTCGCCCGCCGAACAACGGGTCGCCAGACTCGTCGTGGCGGATCCCGCGGACGCCGCTCGCCGGACCATCACAGACCTCGCGACCGCCGCCGAGACCTCCGAGGCCACCGTCATCCGGTTCTGCCGGTCGGTCGGCATGGACGGCTACCCGCAACTCCGGATCCGGCTCGCGGCCGAGGCGGCCCGCCGGGTGGAGCCACCGGACGCCCGGGTGGTCGGCGGCGACATCCCGCCCGGCGCCGACCTGGCACAGATCATCGCGACCATCGCCTTCAGCGACGCCCGGGCGGTCGAGGAGACCGCGGAGCAGCTCGACGCGGCGGTCTGCGAGCAGGTGGTCGAGGCGATCAGCGGCGCCGGCCGGATCGACATCTACGGTGCCGGGGCGAGCGGCTTCGTCGCCTCCGACTTCCAGCAGAAACTGCACCGGATCGGCCGGACCGCCTTCTACTTCCCGGACGTGCACACCGCGCTCACCTCGGCGGCCCTGCTCGGCAAGGGCGACGTGGCGATGGGCATCTCGCACACCGGCACCACCCTGGACGCGGTCGAGGTGCTGGAGCAGGCGCGGGCCCGGGGGGCGACCACGGTCGCGCTGACGAACTTCCCCCGGTCGCCGATCACCGACGTCGCGGACCACGTGCTCACCACGGCGGCGCGGGAGACGACGTACCGGTCGGGCGCGATGGCCAGCCGGCTCGCCCAGTTGACGGTGGTCGACTGCCTCTTCGTCGGAGTGGCCGCGCGCAACCGGGCCAGAGCGAAGAAGGCCCTGGAGGTCACCGCCGAAGCGGTGCAGCCGCACCGGGTCAAGGGGAGGCGGGCATGA
- a CDS encoding N-acetylmuramic acid 6-phosphate etherase, whose product MTAGRVEPGAPPAATPRPDSDAGSSYPPVEPGYPADGTGGRDGGAGAVDGRAPEPRAVVRVSSPTELRNPRSLDLDLMSVRDVLKVINEDDRRVPAAVTKVLDEIAVAVELAVTALRAGRRVHYFGAGTSGRLGVLDAAELAPTFNTPDRWFCAHLAGGPDAMWRAVEDAEDDETGGAEEARGCVSPGDLVVGLAASGRTPYVLGALGAATGLGADTVLICADPGAVAARSVTVFIGVETGPEVVTGSTRMKAATAQKLVLNGFSTAVMVRLGRVYSNLMIDMVATNAKLRGRMISILVEATDCTEEVAQHALTEADGDLKAALVSLLSGAAVADARAALDRSANQVRGAIALLAG is encoded by the coding sequence ATGACGGCCGGACGGGTCGAACCCGGTGCACCACCCGCCGCCACCCCGCGTCCGGATTCCGACGCGGGGTCCTCTTACCCGCCGGTCGAGCCGGGTTACCCGGCCGACGGTACGGGCGGACGGGACGGCGGCGCGGGTGCGGTCGACGGGCGAGCGCCGGAACCGCGCGCGGTGGTCCGGGTCAGTTCCCCGACCGAGCTGCGCAACCCGCGCAGTCTCGACCTCGACCTGATGTCCGTCCGGGACGTCCTCAAGGTGATCAACGAGGACGACCGGCGGGTGCCGGCCGCGGTGACGAAGGTGCTGGACGAGATCGCGGTGGCGGTCGAGCTGGCCGTGACCGCGCTGCGGGCCGGCCGCCGGGTGCACTACTTCGGCGCGGGCACCTCGGGCCGGCTCGGTGTGCTCGACGCCGCCGAACTGGCGCCCACCTTCAACACCCCGGACCGCTGGTTCTGCGCACACCTCGCGGGCGGGCCGGACGCGATGTGGCGGGCCGTGGAGGACGCCGAGGACGACGAGACCGGCGGTGCCGAGGAGGCGCGCGGCTGCGTGTCCCCCGGTGACCTCGTGGTCGGCTTGGCCGCCAGCGGCCGTACCCCGTACGTGCTCGGGGCGCTCGGCGCGGCGACCGGGCTGGGCGCGGACACCGTGCTGATCTGTGCCGACCCGGGTGCCGTGGCGGCCCGCTCGGTGACGGTCTTCATCGGGGTGGAGACCGGCCCCGAGGTGGTTACCGGTTCGACCCGGATGAAGGCCGCGACCGCCCAGAAACTCGTGCTGAACGGTTTTTCCACCGCCGTGATGGTGCGGCTCGGGCGGGTCTACTCAAACCTGATGATCGACATGGTCGCCACCAACGCGAAACTGCGGGGACGAATGATCTCGATCCTCGTGGAGGCGACGGACTGCACCGAGGAGGTCGCGCAGCACGCGCTGACCGAGGCCGACGGTGACCTGAAGGCCGCCCTGGTGTCGCTGCTGTCCGGCGCGGCCGTCGCCGACGCCCGGGCCGCGCTGGACCGCTCGGCTAACCAGGTACGCGGCGCGATCGCCCTGCTCGCCGGCTGA
- a CDS encoding RNA polymerase sigma factor RpoD/SigA, whose translation MAGAGTRATGRNDEGTVGNVEKKIVMRTDEVAEERDLVGVYLHEISRTPLLDAAAEVDLSKAIEAGLYAEHLIDEEKLPEGVSRAELERLVVEGERAKDLFIRANLRLVVSIARRYVRSGMPMLDLIQEGNTGLVRAVEKFDYERGYKFSTYATWWIRQAISRAIAQQERTVRLPVHLVEDVNRMRNVARQLTRELGTDPEPEQIAAALGVPVERVHELVRWSQDTVSLDTPVGDDGDTNLGDLVADSDAPSPEEIVLTGLERQRIEGLLNHLDDRSAGIMRARYGLEDGREHSLTEVASRFSLSRERIRQLEIQALGRLRELARAEGLQAA comes from the coding sequence ATGGCAGGAGCAGGAACCCGGGCCACCGGGAGGAACGACGAGGGGACCGTGGGGAACGTGGAGAAGAAGATCGTGATGCGGACCGACGAGGTCGCCGAGGAGCGCGACCTGGTCGGCGTGTACCTGCACGAGATCTCCCGCACACCGCTGCTCGACGCCGCCGCCGAGGTCGACCTCTCCAAGGCCATCGAGGCTGGCCTCTACGCTGAGCACCTGATCGACGAGGAGAAGCTTCCGGAGGGCGTCAGCCGCGCGGAGCTGGAGCGGCTGGTGGTCGAGGGGGAGCGGGCGAAGGACCTCTTCATCCGGGCCAACCTCCGGCTGGTCGTCTCCATCGCCCGCCGGTACGTCCGCTCCGGGATGCCGATGCTGGACCTGATCCAGGAGGGCAACACCGGTCTGGTCCGGGCGGTCGAGAAGTTCGACTACGAGCGGGGATACAAGTTCTCGACGTACGCGACGTGGTGGATCCGGCAGGCGATCAGCCGGGCGATCGCCCAGCAGGAGCGCACCGTACGGCTGCCCGTGCACCTGGTCGAGGACGTCAACCGGATGCGCAACGTGGCTCGCCAGCTCACCCGTGAGCTGGGCACCGACCCGGAGCCGGAGCAGATCGCGGCGGCCCTGGGCGTACCGGTGGAGCGGGTGCACGAGCTGGTCCGCTGGTCGCAGGACACCGTCTCGCTGGACACCCCGGTCGGCGACGACGGGGACACCAACCTCGGTGACCTGGTCGCGGACAGCGACGCCCCGTCGCCGGAGGAGATCGTGCTCACCGGCCTGGAGCGGCAGCGCATCGAGGGTCTGTTGAACCACCTCGACGACCGGTCGGCCGGGATCATGCGGGCCCGGTACGGCCTGGAGGACGGTCGCGAGCACTCGCTGACCGAGGTCGCGTCCCGGTTCTCGCTCTCCCGGGAGCGGATCCGGCAGCTGGAGATCCAGGCGCTGGGCCGGCTGCGCGAGCTGGCCCGGGCCGAGGGGCTACAGGCGGCCTGA
- a CDS encoding helix-turn-helix transcriptional regulator, whose protein sequence is MPISPTARRRRLGIELRRLREREQLTLLQVAQRMKCSDAKISRIEAGKHSTRTRDVLALLDIYRVADERTREVLATLAKQSTQRGWWVTYGGAIPDWFEVYVGLESEATEIRTVETHLVPGLLQTEAYATALIRSTQPLAPAEELTRQVELRLARQRRLHEHDPMRLRVVLGEAVLRCRVGDDAVMRDQLGHLAVLAERSHVELRVVRFNSPAYTAFGRPFAILGFPEPTDPGLVYTEHRTGALYIDEPAQIASFALAFDHLVAAALSRKESARLLRETAAFWT, encoded by the coding sequence GTGCCGATCAGTCCGACCGCCCGGCGTCGCCGGCTCGGCATCGAGCTGCGCCGCCTGCGGGAACGGGAGCAGCTCACCCTTCTCCAGGTGGCACAGCGGATGAAGTGCTCCGATGCCAAGATCTCCCGGATCGAGGCGGGCAAGCACTCGACCCGGACCCGCGACGTCCTCGCGCTGCTCGACATCTACCGGGTGGCCGACGAACGGACCCGCGAGGTGCTGGCGACCCTGGCCAAGCAGTCGACCCAGCGCGGCTGGTGGGTCACCTACGGCGGGGCGATCCCGGACTGGTTCGAGGTGTACGTCGGGCTGGAGTCCGAGGCGACCGAGATCCGTACCGTGGAGACCCATCTGGTGCCCGGCCTGTTGCAGACCGAGGCGTACGCCACCGCGCTGATCCGGTCCACCCAGCCGCTCGCGCCGGCCGAGGAACTGACCCGTCAGGTCGAACTCCGACTGGCCCGGCAGCGGCGGCTGCACGAGCACGACCCGATGCGGCTGCGGGTGGTGCTCGGCGAGGCGGTACTGCGGTGCCGGGTCGGCGACGATGCGGTGATGCGCGACCAGCTCGGTCACCTGGCGGTGCTCGCCGAGCGGTCCCACGTCGAGTTGCGGGTGGTCCGGTTCAACAGTCCGGCGTACACCGCCTTCGGCCGGCCGTTCGCGATTCTCGGCTTTCCCGAGCCCACCGATCCGGGCCTCGTCTACACCGAACACCGGACCGGCGCGCTCTATATCGACGAGCCGGCCCAGATCGCCTCCTTCGCGCTTGCCTTCGACCACCTGGTTGCGGCAGCGTTGTCGCGGAAAGAATCGGCTCGGCTGCTCAGGGAGACGGCGGCCTTCTGGACGTGA